Proteins from a genomic interval of Pseudodesulfovibrio nedwellii:
- a CDS encoding transporter, producing MNFIINDSLGIEKADGEKEKEVVLKRLLAIMAVVTCLILGEGASLVHAGPVMGGGSDSEAALKDRPDTKPVKCVGLINMSNGIVLPKGKVTASIKYRYVHKDSLYDGSEEKHGNYGGKYDRVNQGLQFTAKAGLFEDFEARVMVPFWDKELKRKAGNPPTSTGTDSVSGLGDVVVMGRYALMSQRKGDWMSVALGAGIKLPTGDPDHENDFPFSNAHKYIGPGGQLGTGSWDPKIELGATKFVDRSRFDMHFMYTIPGDGAHGSRKGKQFKYNFGYGYALNKYFDLELELNGVEQERHRYDNEIAKSTGGHTIYITPGIHWKMAEKCHLSLGVPVVVYRDLNGYSADPDRNSRYGLGEDFQVVTRLAFSF from the coding sequence ATGAATTTCATAATCAACGATTCGCTCGGGATTGAGAAGGCCGACGGAGAAAAGGAAAAGGAGGTCGTTTTGAAACGCCTTTTGGCAATTATGGCTGTTGTTACATGTTTGATTTTGGGTGAAGGAGCCTCTTTGGTGCACGCCGGACCTGTTATGGGCGGGGGGAGTGATTCCGAAGCAGCTTTGAAGGATCGGCCCGATACAAAACCTGTCAAATGCGTGGGCTTGATCAACATGTCAAACGGGATAGTTCTTCCTAAAGGGAAAGTGACCGCCAGCATCAAATATCGATACGTTCACAAAGATTCTTTGTATGACGGAAGCGAGGAAAAGCATGGAAATTACGGGGGTAAATACGATCGTGTAAATCAAGGGTTGCAGTTTACGGCCAAGGCTGGATTGTTCGAGGATTTTGAAGCCCGTGTCATGGTTCCGTTTTGGGATAAGGAACTTAAACGCAAGGCTGGCAATCCTCCAACATCCACTGGGACCGATTCAGTAAGTGGTTTGGGTGATGTCGTGGTTATGGGGCGGTACGCACTCATGAGCCAGCGGAAGGGCGATTGGATGAGCGTGGCTTTAGGAGCGGGAATAAAATTGCCTACAGGTGACCCTGATCACGAGAATGACTTTCCGTTTTCCAATGCGCATAAATACATCGGCCCGGGTGGTCAGCTTGGTACCGGTTCCTGGGATCCAAAGATTGAATTAGGTGCTACCAAGTTTGTGGATCGTTCACGGTTTGACATGCATTTTATGTACACCATCCCCGGAGATGGAGCGCATGGTTCCCGCAAGGGCAAACAGTTCAAGTATAACTTTGGGTATGGGTATGCCCTGAATAAGTATTTCGACCTTGAACTCGAATTGAACGGTGTCGAGCAGGAACGTCATCGCTACGATAACGAAATCGCCAAATCAACCGGTGGGCATACCATCTATATTACCCCCGGTATTCATTGGAAGATGGCCGAAAAATGCCATTTGTCATTGGGCGTTCCCGTAGTCGTCTACCGTGACCTTAATGGCTATTCAGCCGACCCTGATCGCAACAGCCGGTATGGGCTGGGTGAAGACTTTCAGGTTGTGACCCGTCTTGCTTTCAGCTTCTAA
- a CDS encoding ABC transporter substrate-binding protein has protein sequence MKKIRLLLIVTCLSCMAILFGLTCANATPYKAPEKIKAVMVGDRLVDVALKLGVVAEGMAVRASMWPKADEIKMASQLLGCPNYVTVKHPETIANFMKERGITRLILEKSVKFCLYKKKVNPVKVAELVKDVPGITIEYVDFSSGVVPAISQIAELFGKQEQGHQVAASYAKAMKKVEASLTKQKTGKRVLVLNGHYLASGKTFIRVEAPGGYSDQYILNPLGCKNVAEAMMTDTMKVSKGHVSGGRLGWLDKVKPDVIVATGDGFAVQLALHKALQKNPALADVPAIKTGSVYSLPFYGDSSVLEYPQIFKQWSAALGQ, from the coding sequence ATGAAAAAAATACGTTTGCTTTTGATTGTGACATGCCTGTCCTGCATGGCGATTCTCTTTGGACTGACCTGCGCCAATGCCACTCCGTACAAGGCACCGGAGAAGATCAAAGCCGTCATGGTCGGTGACAGGTTGGTGGATGTGGCCTTGAAGCTTGGTGTTGTCGCAGAAGGGATGGCTGTGCGAGCATCCATGTGGCCCAAAGCCGATGAGATCAAAATGGCTTCTCAGCTTTTGGGGTGCCCCAACTATGTCACGGTCAAACATCCTGAGACCATTGCCAATTTCATGAAGGAGCGGGGCATTACTCGGCTCATCTTGGAAAAAAGCGTTAAGTTTTGTTTGTACAAGAAAAAAGTGAATCCTGTGAAAGTGGCTGAGTTGGTCAAGGATGTCCCCGGTATCACCATTGAGTATGTGGATTTCAGCAGTGGCGTCGTCCCTGCCATCTCACAGATTGCCGAGTTGTTTGGTAAGCAGGAGCAGGGACATCAAGTGGCTGCCTCGTATGCAAAAGCCATGAAGAAGGTCGAAGCTTCTTTGACCAAGCAGAAAACCGGCAAACGAGTTCTCGTACTCAACGGCCATTATCTCGCATCGGGTAAAACCTTTATCCGCGTGGAAGCTCCTGGTGGTTATTCTGATCAGTACATCCTGAATCCGCTTGGGTGCAAAAACGTGGCAGAAGCCATGATGACCGACACGATGAAGGTCAGCAAAGGTCATGTCTCTGGTGGGCGTTTGGGTTGGTTAGACAAGGTCAAACCTGACGTGATCGTTGCCACAGGTGACGGATTTGCCGTGCAACTGGCACTGCACAAGGCTTTGCAGAAGAATCCGGCTTTGGCTGATGTCCCGGCCATCAAAACCGGTTCGGTGTATTCGCTGCCTTTTTATGGTGATTCCAGCGTCCTTGAGTATCCGCAGATATTCAAGCAGTGGAGTGCCGCTTTAGGGCAGTAA
- the hydF gene encoding [FeFe] hydrogenase H-cluster maturation GTPase HydF translates to MSNKAPRGIRLVITLAGQRNAGKSSLVNAITDQKIAIVSDMPGTTTDPVAKHYELLPLGPVTFYDTAGLDDSGELGELRIKATRKVLWRSDVAIVVVGEAGLTPHELKIIEDIIELDIPFIIAFNKSDIREPSAEDRAYCQKKGFRFLTTSAKDETNIDEIKQAIIDIAPPEMKRDPVLAGDLFKKGEWVVCVVPIDLSAPKGRLILPQVQILREILDGDALALTTKESELEEALSGLNHKPALVITDSQVVHNVAKVVPTDVPLTTFSTLFARYKGDLPTLVHGAKAIDTLSEGDTILIGEACSHHPVEDDIGRIKIPHWVTQYTGKNLNFETYSGHDFPEDLERFKLAIHCGACMLNRTEMLRRMNECSRRGVPVTNYGVAISKVQGVLERILTPFAL, encoded by the coding sequence ATGTCCAACAAAGCACCCCGCGGAATACGACTGGTCATAACCCTCGCCGGACAAAGGAATGCAGGCAAGTCATCACTGGTTAACGCCATAACGGATCAAAAAATAGCCATTGTCTCGGATATGCCGGGGACGACAACGGACCCGGTTGCCAAGCATTACGAATTGCTTCCGCTCGGCCCTGTCACATTCTACGACACAGCCGGACTCGATGACTCTGGCGAACTTGGGGAGTTGCGAATCAAGGCAACACGAAAAGTCCTCTGGCGTTCGGATGTGGCAATAGTCGTTGTCGGCGAGGCAGGGCTCACGCCACATGAACTGAAAATAATCGAAGACATCATCGAACTGGACATCCCATTCATCATCGCTTTCAACAAAAGTGACATCAGGGAACCATCAGCCGAAGACCGCGCATACTGTCAAAAAAAGGGATTTCGGTTCCTGACCACCTCGGCCAAAGACGAAACAAATATCGACGAAATAAAACAGGCGATCATCGACATCGCACCGCCGGAAATGAAGCGTGACCCGGTACTGGCTGGCGACCTCTTCAAAAAAGGGGAATGGGTCGTCTGCGTCGTGCCGATAGACCTTTCCGCTCCCAAAGGACGGCTCATCCTGCCTCAGGTGCAAATCTTGCGAGAGATCCTAGACGGTGACGCTTTGGCGTTAACCACCAAGGAATCAGAACTCGAAGAGGCTTTGTCCGGCCTGAACCACAAGCCCGCACTGGTTATCACGGATTCTCAAGTCGTACACAATGTGGCCAAAGTCGTCCCGACCGATGTCCCATTGACCACTTTTTCGACCCTGTTCGCCCGTTACAAAGGAGACCTTCCAACACTTGTGCATGGCGCGAAAGCCATTGATACCCTGAGTGAAGGTGACACAATACTCATCGGCGAAGCCTGTTCCCATCATCCGGTGGAAGATGACATAGGCCGGATCAAAATTCCGCACTGGGTCACACAATACACAGGGAAAAACCTGAACTTCGAGACCTATTCAGGCCACGACTTCCCTGAAGATTTGGAACGATTCAAACTCGCCATCCACTGCGGTGCCTGCATGTTGAACCGAACCGAGATGTTACGCCGCATGAATGAATGTTCGCGCCGTGGAGTTCCAGTGACCAACTACGGCGTAGCCATCTCCAAAGTACAGGGAGTACTTGAGAGGATTCTCACGCCATTTGCACTATAA